One region of Vigna angularis cultivar LongXiaoDou No.4 chromosome 10, ASM1680809v1, whole genome shotgun sequence genomic DNA includes:
- the LOC128193362 gene encoding uncharacterized protein LOC128193362: MTRGNSGFIPPFDPEIDRTFHRLIRHSRNSSLESIFEPVPLDIVHPTVEYLLHTASTASVASVLDSDSDSVIFHTENNMAQPPPRERTFREMAAPDFDIESLCIQYPDEDVPFVLKTGLIHLLPKFHGLAGESPHKHLKEFHIVCSSMKPHDVPEEHIFLKAFPHSLENVAKDWLYGLAPRSVTSWDDLKRLFLDKFFPASRTTAIRKDITGIRQLAGENLHEYWERFKTLCASCPHHQIPEQLLIQYFYEGLNNMDRGMIDAASGGALGDTTPANARQLIEKMASNSQQFSTKNDAIVVRGVHDVVAQSLSTVESKLENQINSLAKLVTQLTTNQRSTASSASVARLCAICPSNDHYTDACPSLQHPAASDAPQAYATNIYNNRQPQQQNHDLSTNRYNPGWRNHPNLRWNNAPQHQQQAPPFQNAGAPNRYVPPPMQQYQRQQQQQQQQQETPAQPAAQPSTSSEPSFEELVRQMTMQNLQFQKDNMQFQQETRASIQSLTNQMGQMATQINQAQSQNFDKLPSQTVQNPRNVSAITLRSGKQIVVPSEPASTPTPTPMPATYPREDDHDVRSPPLSTTTTAAPSSLVDRPIPLPFPSRALPSKKMEEVDKEILETFRKVEVNIPLLDAIKQIPKYAKFLKELCTHKRKMKGNERISMGRNVSALIGKSVPHIPEKCKDPGIFCIPCVIGNNKFENAMLDLGASVNVMPLSIYESLSLGPLQTTGVVIQLANRSVTHPTGFIEDVLVRVGELIFPADFYVLEMEEGFSHGSAPIILGRPFLKTARTKIDVYAGTLSMEFADIVVHFNIFDAMKFPAEDHSLFRIDTLDDIINEFVVDNFNSVHEKKHSFLSSLHSCIESGFESGFENDVDNVVDFDEDCDVQDIDAMNDIDDVIDISEMDIDFNSNEMCVLPLPVHSLGSECINHVAGSTLESDLQAPTLELKQLPDNLKYVYLEDDEKKPVIISTSLDSVQEEKLLGILRKNKKAIG; this comes from the exons ATGACTAGAGGAAATTCTGGATTCATTCCACCCTTCGATCCTGAGATTGATAGGACGTTTCATAGGTTAATTAGGCATTCTAGGAATTCGTCTTTAGAGTCTATTTTTGAACCTGTTCCATTAGATATTGTGCATCCCACTGTTGAGTACTTGTTGCATACTGCATCTACTGCATCTGTTGCATCTGTACTTGATTCTGATTCTGATTCTGTTATTTTTCACACTgagaacaatatggcacaaCCTCCACCTCGTGAGAGGACTTTTAGGGAGATGGCTGCACCTGATTTCGATATTGAAAGCTTGTGCATCCAATATCCTGATGAGGACGTTCCATTTGTTCTCAAAACTGGACTGATCCATTTGTTGCCAAAGTTTCATGGTCTTGCAGGTGAAAGTCCGCATAAGCATTTGAAGGAATTCCACATTGTCTGTTCCAGTATGAAACCGCATGATGTTCCTGAAGAGCACATCTTCCTGAAGGCATTCCCTCATTCATTGGAAAATGTTGCTAAGGATTGGTTGTATGGTTTGGCGCCTAGATCTGTCACTAGCTGGGATGATCTGAAGAGGCTGTTCTTGGATAAATTTTTCCCAGCATCCCGGACCACAGCTATCAGAAAAGACATAACTGGGATTAGACAATTAGCTGGAGAGAACCTGCATGAGtattgggagagattcaagACACTTTGTGCTAGTTGCCCCCATCATCAGATACCTGAACAACTTCTTATTCAGTATTTCTATGAGGGTTTGAACAACATGGATCGGGGTATGATTGATGCTGCTAGTGGTGGAGCTCTTGGAGACACCACACCTGCTAATGCCAGACAATTGATTGAGAAGATGGCTTCCAACTCCCAGCAGTTTAGCACCAAGAATGATGCCATTGTGGTGAGAGGCGTACATGATGTTGTTGCCCAGTCTTTATCAACTGTTGAAAGCAAGTTGGAAAACCAGATTAACTCTCTTGCGAAGTTGGTGACACAGTTGACTACCAACCAGAGATCTACAGCttcatctgcatctgttgcacgacTATGTGCTATTTGTCCTTCCAATGACCATTACACAGATGCATGTCCTTCTTTGCAGCATCCTGCTGCCTCTGATGCGCCTCAGGCTTATGCTACAAATATCTATAACAACAGGCAACCACAACAGCAAAATCATGACTTGTCCACCAACAGGTACAACCCAGGGTGGAGGAATCACCCCAATCTTAGATGGAACAATGCGCCACAGCATCAGCAGCAGGCGCCACCTTTCCAAAATGCTGGAGCACCTAACAGATATGTGCCTCCACCTATGCAACAATACCAGaggcaacaacaacaacaacagcagcAGCAAGAGACACCTGCCCAACCAGCTGCCCAACCTTCCACTTCGTCTGAACCTTCATTCGAAGAGTTAGTGAGACAGATGACTATGCAAAACCTGCAATTTCAGAAAGATAATATGCAATTCCAGCAGGAGACTAGAGCTTCCATACAGAGTCTGACTAACCAGATGGGTCAGATGGCTACTCAGATAAACCAGGCACAGTCTCAGAATTTTGATAAGTTACCATCCCAGACTGTGCAGAATCCAAGAAATGTGAGTGCCATAACCCTCAGATCAGGGAAGCAGATTGTTGTACCTTCAGAGCCCGCTTCTACACCTACACCTACACCCATGCCTGCCACTTATCCTAGAGAGGACGACCATGATG TAAGATCTCCTCCGTTGTCTACCACTACCACTGCCGCACCTTCTTCATTGGTTGACCGACCTATCCCTCTTCCATTTCCTTCACGGGCACTTCCTAGCAAAAAGATGGAAGAGGTGGATAAAGAAATTCTGGAGACCTTCAGGAAGGTGGAGGTGAACATACCTCTACTTGATGCCATCAAGCAGATACCAAAGtatgcaaaattcttgaaggaaCTGTGCACAcacaagaggaagatgaagggcAATGAGAGGATTAGCATGGGAAGGAATGTATCTGCGCTTATTGGTAAGTCGGTCCCGCACATTCCTGAAAAGTGCAAGGATCCAGGTATATTTTGCATTCCTTGTGTGATTGGGaataataaatttgagaatGCCATGCTTGATTTGGGTGCTTCTGTTAATGTCATGCCTTTGTCTATATATGAATCTTTATCTCTTGGTCCTTTGCAAACCACAGGCGTGGTCATTCAGTTGGCTAATAGGAGTGTTACCCACCCAACAGGTTTCATAGAAGATGTCTTGGTAAGGGTTGGTGAATTGATTTTTCCTGCTGATTTTTATGTTCTAGAAATGGAGGAGGGATTCTCTCATGGATCCGCTCCTATTATCTTAGGCAGGCCATTCTTGAAAACTGCCCGAACTAAGATTGATGTATATGCTGGAACTTTGTCTATGGAATTTGCTGATATTGTTGTTCATTTTAATATCTTTGATGCAATGAAATTTCCAGCTGAGGACCATTCTCTGTTTAGGATTGATACATTGGATGAcattattaatgaatttgttGTTGACAACTTTAATTCTGTGCATGAGAAGAAGCattcttttctatcttctttGCATTCATGTATTGAATCTGGATTCGAATCAGGTTTTGAGAATGATGTTGATAATGTTGTGGATTTTGATGAGGATTGTGATGTCCAGGATATTGATGCCATGAATGATATTGATGATGTTATTGACATATCTGAGATGGACATTGATTTTAATAGTAATGAGATGTGTGTTCTGCCTTTACCTGTACACTCTTTAGGGTCAGAATGCATTAACCATGTTGCAGGTAGTACACTTGAATCTGACTTGCAGGCACCCACTCTTGAGTTGAAACAGTTACCAGATAACCTCAAGTACGTGTACTTGGAGGATGATGAGAAGAAACCAGTGATCATTTCTACCTCCCTTGATTCTGTTCAAGAGGAGAAGTTGCTTGgtatattgaggaagaacaAAAAGGCCATTGGTTAG
- the LOC108320042 gene encoding uncharacterized protein LOC108320042, with the protein MENQVEVQEGIEADIQQLKGQISQILEALNALQSPGDPSAQRLQQEVPEAQTFPSHRLPPNYTPPLGVDLGHLDTQKAEGNAVEVEDEPGAATFIIPRQTIQPGIESMMMKKQPETKSPSCVITPVNFKDDKSRLEVLEKRLRAIEGEGSFEFEDAKKLCLVHDVVIPPRFRLPEFEKYRGNTCPRGHITMYCRKMAAYVHDEKLLIHFFQKSLTGMAVTWYMRLETTHIYSWKDLVSAFLKQYEYNKYLTPDRLQLQNMVKKESESFREYGQRWREIAAQVEPPLSDKEMTIIFLNTLQTPFYEHMIGSVSSSFTDIVVIGERVESGIRSGKIALGPKLVASLNEYGPRHEKDKKRRANSHFTAYPQMSHSYGSSRATERRNCNRDEKVANFTPIPMTYTELLPDLLRRNLMKICPTRPIRPPYPKNYDVNARCDYHGGACGHSTEACKALKHKVQFLIDSGCLRFEER; encoded by the coding sequence atggagaaccaagtaGAAGTTCAAGAAGGAATAGAAGCCGATATCCAACAGCTGAAAGGACAAATCAGTCAAATCTTAGAAGCCCTGAATGCCTTACAAAGCCCCGGAGATCCATCCGCACAAAGACTACAACAAGAAGTTCCGGAAGCACAAACTTTCCCTTCCCATCGTCTTCCCCCGAATTATACTCCACCCTTAGGAGTGGACTTGGGACATCTTGACACTCAAAAGGCCGAAGGTAATgcagttgaagtagaagacgaGCCTGGGGCAGCCACTTTCATAATTCCTAGGCAGACGATCCAACCAGGTATTGAAAGCATGATGATGAAAAAACAACCTGAGACGAAGTCTCCATCTTGTGTCATTACACCAGTAAATTTTAAGGATGATAAGAGCAGATTAGAAGTCCTTGAGAAGAGGTTGAGAGCCATAGAGGGtgaaggaagttttgaatttgaagatgCTAAAAAACTATGTTTAGTTCATGATGTGGTGATACCTCCAAGGTTCAGGTTGCCAGAATTTGAGAAATATCGGGGAAATACTTGCCCAAGGGGCCATATAACCATGTATTGTAGGAAAATGGCAGCTTATGTCCACgatgaaaaacttttgattcactTCTTCCAAAAAAGTTTAACTGGCATGGCTGTAACTTGGTACATGCGTTTGGAAACGACTCACATCTACTCATGGAAAGATCTAGTTAGCGCATTTCTAAAGCagtatgaatataataaatatctaaCACCTGACAGATTACAACTGCAAAACATGGTGAAGAAAGAGTCTGAATCATTCAGAGAATATGGCCAAAGGTGGAGAGAAATTGCTGCTCAAGTAGAACCGCCTCTAAGCGACAAGGAGATGACTATCATATTTTTGAATACTCTGCAAACCCCATTTTATGAACACATGATAGGCAGCGTTTCCTCAAGTTTTACTGACATAGTAGTAATTGGAGAGAGGGTTGAGAGTGGCATAAGAAGTGGAAAAATTGCACTAGGCCCAAAGCTAGTAGCCAGTCTAAACGAGTATGGTCCTAGACATGAGAAAGATAAGAAGCGAAGAGCTAATTCCCATTTTACTGCCTATCCTCAAATGTCGCATTCCTATGGGTCTAGTCGAGCCACTGAACGAAGAAATTGCAATCGTGATGAGAAGGTCGCCAACTTCACTCCTATCCCCATGACCTATACGGAGCTACTACCAGATCTTCTCCGTAGAAACCTCATGAAGATTTGTCCAACTAGGCCTATACGACCTCCGTACCCAAAGAACTATGACGTAAATGCAAGGTGTGATTATCATGGAGGAGCGTGTGGACATTCAACTGAGGCATGCAAGGCTCTAAAGCATAAAGTGCAATTTTTGATCGATTCAGGATGTTTAAGGTTTGAAGAGAGGTAA